The sequence below is a genomic window from Humulus lupulus chromosome 3, drHumLupu1.1, whole genome shotgun sequence.
GTGTTCTCCACAGCTTGGACTCAGGACTACTCCTCACAACTCGCTTCTCCATCCCTTATGATCGAGCCTTCTCATCCTCGAAAGCATTCTAGAGTCGCGAATGCTCCTCAGGAGAGATCATCTTTTGAGCCTTTAGCACGGCCAGCTCCTCCCGAGCTTGGCTCAGATCGAAGGACCTCGTGGTCATGACGTCCCCCATGTGCTGGCATAAGGCAGCAGTTTGAACAAAGACAAAGTACCAAATCACAAGTATGCTAACAAATCAAATAGGGATCAGAGGCTTACCCAGGCTGAGGCGTAGCGGTAGGTCGCGAAGAGGGAAATTTCGTTGTCGCCCCCTAACCGCGCATAGCTGCGAGAAGGCATATCGCAGAAAGAGGCGCTCACCCCTTGCAGAAGCTCCGCTGCCAACGGAGCAATGTGACACCCAAGCTTCCCTGCGAAGAGGGACTCCAGCTCCACCCAACCAATGGGGAGCTAGGGAGATTGGCCTTAGGGAGGCTTGTCTTGGTGAAGATACTTCACCAGTACTTTGAAGTCTTCAACCCCTTCCTCCAAGCAAGTGTTGAAGTACTCCACCACCGCCTTGTACCTTTCTAGCTTTTCTCCCCTGCAGTGCTCGGGGAAGATCACCAGGCGAataaaacttaaacttcacgtattagaataatatcatattaaatatataatataatataatataatctattatcAACTAGctacaaacttaaatttaaaatccacatataatattaatattatattaaacatataatatataatttcttattgtcattgccaaattcaaaatttagaacaaacataaacttaaacaaaaattaattaaaacatgatatttttaagatattttatgataatttaaataattaaatcatattttttttaaataataaatgcatacatattattattttttatcttataaatttgtgtgatagtttattttttattaagtgaTTGTAACTCTTTTTCTTCGTCAAATTCACCAAAAGATATTGTAagtacattagaaactaaaaatagttgatgcatgtatattaaTGTCTACACTAAaactttttctatttttgttttatttctattattacttttttttttaaatattattgtaatttatatatatatatgtcatatagtcatgtaaatatatattagtcattattgtatttaaatatcatatatgtaaaaattattaatataaatacttatatattatagaactataattaattatattatatatatttaaaaaataataaataaatttttattgtaattataaataatatttacaattttaaaactttAAAACTTTAAAACTAGTAAATATGGATGGCATGTTACTTAAACAAACATAGAATAATTCATCGAGATACTCCACTGTTTAAACAAGTCTACGAAACACCCTAAAAGTGTGGACACTAATCATAAGTAGGCTTATTAGCGTCGTATGTGCATCTCACAACAAAAAagtaaatttgaatttattttgttataatttttttaaagaaaaaaaaaggtcagcatcacatattaatacattaaataaataaagaaagtaGTCTTATCCAAAGGGAGACACAGTCGATAGCTCTCTGACTCTGTTCTCCCAACGACATTTTCTTAGTCTCTATACTCTCTTCAATGGCGGCCACCAATGCCGCTTCCTCTTCTTCTCTGTGCAACAAAATTTCAAACCTCTCAATCACTCATTCGCTCGCACCAATCCCCACTCGCATCTCCACCCATTATTCCAAAAACCTCACCAAACACCTTACCCTCAACACCCAATTCCCCAACTTCGCTTCTATCTCACTACTCTCTTCTCCTCCCCATTTCCGCCGATTCTCGTCTGTATACGATGGCCTAGAGCTTGAAGACGACACCCCTAGCTCAGATGAAGAATGCCTAGAACCAGAAGTTGCTCAAGTAGTCGGAGAAGAAGCAAAAAAGCCCAAAGTATCAGGCTCTGGTGGCAGTGCTGGAAGACTTTATGTGGGAAGTTTGCCTTATTTTATAAATTCTACACAATTAGCTGAGGTTTTTGCTGAGGCTGGTAACGTTATTTCTGTTGAGGTTTGAGACTTTCCTCTTCcttgttatttatttttgaaaaatggtTAATGATGGAGTTTTAATATGATGTTATGGATATTTATTCGAGGTTTTGTTAGGTGATACATGATAAAGTTACAGATAAGAGCAGGGGATTTGGGTTTGTTACAATGGAGACCTTTGAGGAAGCTAAGGAGGCTATTCGAAAGTTCGATGGTTCTgtaagtatataaatatatctatatatacgTCTGCTTTTAAGCTTGAGTTTCACTTCAATTTATGATGAAAATTGTCTCGTTGTCATGCATTTTTTTATTAACCCAAATTCAGAAATGAAACGGGCTGTGGGATATGTAATCCACCCAAATTAGAGGTTTTCTATTTTAGGAAAGTTAGTTGTGTTGTGTTATAAATAGGAGTTGAGAGGCATTTTCAAAAGTGGAGAAAAAGATGAGTTAGACTTGTGGAGAGAGTTCAGAAAAGATCAGAGAGAAACTTCTGTAGAGAGAAATCACAAGAGAGTTTGTGAGACAAGAGAGACCGTTGGCTAGCTCCAAGAAAGTGATTTTTGGAGGGGTTTGTGTAGAACCATTTGTAGCAGAGTGTACTATGGTGTTTTTTTTGGTATAACTTAAACAATTATTGGTGATTTACATAGTTCTCTTAGAGGAAAGGCTGGACGTAGGTCCATTGCAATTTCTGCCTATTGTTTAGCCATTCATTTTGCTTGTTGTGATATTTATCATTCGTGTTCTGTTATTTGTTCGAACATTGGCTGTTTCGACATTGTTCTAGTTTATTATTCCCAACAAGGTTTTTATAAAAAGAGCTATGAACACCTCTACAAATGTACTTTTCTTAGAATCTTAATGATGATCTTGGTAACAAATTATACTTTATCTCTTACAAATATTAGGTTTTAAGTTAGTTTGATTTTGTGTACTAAGAAGTATAATCAGTTATGAATGTCTTCATTATGTTTCATCTGTTGACGCAGCAAGTTGCAGGCAGAACTATTAAGGTAAATTTCCCAGAAGTGCCAAGAGGAGGAGAAAAGGAACTAATGGGGCCAAAGATACGGGAGATCAACAGGAACTTTGTGGATAGTCCTCACAAAATTTATGCAGGAAACCTTGGTTGGGCTCTAACTTCTCAGGCTCTTAAAAGTGCTTTTGCTACGCAGCCAGGCGTGCTGAGCGCCAAGGTCATTTATGAGAGGGACACCGGAAGATCTCGAGGGTTCGGATTCGTCACCTTTGAAACGGCCGAGGCCGCGCAATCTGCTTTAACTGCCATGAATGGAATGGTGAGCAAAAACTAAGTGATCATATTATTTGACTCTGTTCTTGTATAGTTCTATTGTAATTTTGATGAgattgttaaattttttttcatGTATGGAAAACAGGAGGTAGAAGGAAGGCCATTGAGATTAAACATAGCCACTGACAGAGGAGCTGCTCAG
It includes:
- the LOC133823573 gene encoding RNA-binding protein CP33, chloroplastic, encoding MAATNAASSSSLCNKISNLSITHSLAPIPTRISTHYSKNLTKHLTLNTQFPNFASISLLSSPPHFRRFSSVYDGLELEDDTPSSDEECLEPEVAQVVGEEAKKPKVSGSGGSAGRLYVGSLPYFINSTQLAEVFAEAGNVISVEVIHDKVTDKSRGFGFVTMETFEEAKEAIRKFDGSQVAGRTIKVNFPEVPRGGEKELMGPKIREINRNFVDSPHKIYAGNLGWALTSQALKSAFATQPGVLSAKVIYERDTGRSRGFGFVTFETAEAAQSALTAMNGMEVEGRPLRLNIATDRGAAQASPPSPVVTEVVDNDELFAGVNS